In one window of Erythrolamprus reginae isolate rEryReg1 chromosome 1, rEryReg1.hap1, whole genome shotgun sequence DNA:
- the ORMDL1 gene encoding ORM1-like protein 1 produces MNVGVAHSEVNPNTRVMNSRGMWLTYALGVGLLHIVLLSIPFFSVPVAWTLTNIIHNLGMYVFLHAVKGTPFETPDQGKARLLTHWEQLDYGVQFTSSRKFFTISPIILYFLASFYTKYDPTHFILNTVSLLSVLIPKLPQLHGVRIFGINKY; encoded by the exons ATGAATGTTGGGGTTGCTCACAGTGAAGTTAACCCCAACACGAGGGTCATGAACAGCCGAGGAATGTGGCTCACGTACGCCCTTGGAGTTGGTTTGCTTCATATTGTCTTGCTCAGCATCCCTTTCTTCAGTGTTCCAGTGGCTTGGACCTTAACCAATATTATTCATAATTTG GGAATGTATGTATTTTTGCATGCAGTAAAAGGAACACCTTTTGAAACGCCTGACCAAGGTAAAGCAAGATTGCTGACACACTGGGAACAGCTGGATTATGGCGTACAGTTTACATCTTCACGAAAATTCTTCACAATCTCACCAATAATTTT GTATTTCTTGGCAAGCTTCTACACCAAGTACGACCCAACACATTTCATTCTGAACACTGTTTCTCTCTTGAGTGTGCTTATTCCAAAACTGCCACAGCTGCATGGAGTTAGGATCTTTGGAATCAACAAATATTAA